A genomic segment from uncultured Desulfuromonas sp. encodes:
- a CDS encoding carbon-nitrogen hydrolase: MSTRRIALIQQACQPTSEQTRAHLSAAIRQAARQGAELIVLQELHNGPYFCQHQSCDNFELAEPIPGPSCDHFATLARELEVVLVCSLFERRAAGLYHNTAVVFESNGQMAGMYRKMHIPDDPGYNEKFYFTPGDLGFTPIPTSVGTLGVLVCWDQWYPEAARLMALAGCDMLIYPTAIGWDPQDTDEEQQRQREAWITVQRGHAVANGLPVISVNRVGFEADPTGTTAGAQFWGSSFVAGPQGEILTQADSEQETVLIHDLDLQRSEQVRRIWPFLRDRRIDSYGDLTKRFRD; encoded by the coding sequence ATGAGCACACGCCGCATTGCCCTGATTCAGCAAGCCTGCCAACCAACATCTGAACAGACCCGCGCTCACCTCAGCGCAGCGATACGTCAGGCTGCTCGGCAGGGTGCTGAACTCATTGTGTTACAGGAACTCCACAACGGTCCCTATTTCTGCCAGCATCAATCGTGCGATAATTTTGAACTTGCTGAACCGATTCCCGGCCCAAGTTGCGACCATTTCGCGACATTGGCTCGAGAACTTGAAGTGGTGCTGGTCTGCAGCCTCTTTGAACGGCGTGCGGCTGGGTTGTATCACAACACAGCGGTTGTCTTCGAGAGTAATGGTCAGATGGCGGGAATGTATCGTAAAATGCATATTCCTGACGATCCGGGTTATAATGAAAAATTTTATTTCACCCCGGGAGATCTAGGATTCACCCCAATTCCAACCAGTGTCGGCACTCTTGGTGTTCTGGTCTGCTGGGATCAATGGTATCCGGAAGCAGCCCGCTTGATGGCTCTCGCCGGATGCGACATGCTGATTTATCCAACCGCAATCGGTTGGGACCCTCAGGACACGGATGAAGAACAGCAGCGCCAACGTGAAGCCTGGATAACCGTACAACGTGGCCACGCTGTTGCCAACGGCCTGCCGGTTATCAGTGTCAACCGGGTGGGCTTTGAAGCAGATCCAACCGGTACGACTGCCGGGGCACAGTTCTGGGGCAGCAGTTTCGTTGCCGGGCCACAAGGCGAAATTCTCACCCAGGCAGACAGCGAACAGGAAACGGTGCTGATTCACGATCTTGATCTGCAACGTAGTGAACAAGTGCGACGCATCTGGCCGTTTTTACGCGATCGCCGCATTGATTCTTACGGTGACCTGACCAAGCGCTTTAGGGACTGA
- a CDS encoding cytochrome c3 family protein codes for MKTKLLLSVLFMALFATTALAAETYEYTGKGTVTFNHKMHGEKMDCSSCHTTQPPQKIAITGKDEGHGLCLDCHKKEQEKGNSAAPKSCSQCHKK; via the coding sequence ATGAAAACGAAACTGCTGTTGTCTGTCCTGTTCATGGCCCTGTTTGCCACCACCGCACTAGCCGCAGAGACCTACGAGTACACGGGCAAAGGAACTGTGACGTTCAATCACAAGATGCATGGTGAGAAAATGGACTGCAGCTCCTGTCACACCACCCAGCCGCCACAAAAAATTGCCATCACCGGCAAAGATGAGGGTCATGGACTGTGCCTTGACTGTCACAAAAAAGAGCAGGAAAAAGGCAACAGTGCCGCGCCTAAATCCTGCAGTCAATGTCATAAGAAATAA
- a CDS encoding helix-turn-helix transcriptional regulator, with the protein MLQIDGAAIRQAREDQSLTQLYVAKMVGVTTDTISRWENNRYPTIKRPNAEKLAEALEVALEEILWHPQEEETLPPQADSRKIPRRWIFLLLFVVLLSGVVTVWFWPRPAILAERVLPSYAAPGAVFPVQLRFSSGSIRGVVREQLPQGWRFMSSVPAPDSVDPETGLVRWIVQLQEQPLTIYYLVQVDPEARLKSMMRFNGELVAHTTTERTRIELIGADQLVIQHIHWADLNADLMIDDDEMLDASYLSENMPGMDLDLDAVEAIWIEDHYYWDEQSRQFVPGYPPRPESEKNTTS; encoded by the coding sequence ATGCTCCAGATTGATGGTGCGGCGATTCGTCAGGCTCGTGAAGATCAGTCTTTGACGCAATTGTATGTGGCAAAGATGGTCGGGGTAACGACGGATACCATTTCCCGGTGGGAAAATAACCGCTATCCGACGATCAAGCGTCCCAATGCTGAGAAATTGGCCGAGGCCCTCGAAGTGGCTTTGGAAGAGATCCTTTGGCATCCCCAAGAGGAAGAAACGCTCCCACCACAAGCCGACTCACGAAAAATTCCCCGTCGCTGGATATTTCTTCTTCTTTTCGTGGTTTTGCTATCCGGAGTTGTAACTGTGTGGTTTTGGCCAAGACCTGCGATTTTAGCAGAACGGGTTTTGCCGAGTTATGCGGCTCCGGGAGCTGTCTTTCCCGTCCAGTTACGCTTTAGCAGTGGCTCGATCCGTGGCGTGGTGAGAGAGCAGCTACCGCAAGGCTGGCGGTTTATGTCATCTGTTCCGGCGCCTGACAGTGTTGATCCTGAGACGGGGCTGGTGCGCTGGATTGTGCAGCTTCAGGAACAGCCGTTGACCATCTATTATCTCGTGCAGGTTGATCCAGAGGCCAGGTTAAAATCCATGATGCGTTTTAATGGCGAACTGGTCGCTCACACGACAACGGAACGGACTCGCATTGAGCTGATTGGCGCGGATCAGTTGGTGATCCAGCATATTCACTGGGCGGATCTTAATGCCGATCTGATGATTGACGATGATGAGATGCTTGATGCTTCGTATCTGAGTGAGAATATGCCGGGGATGGATCTCGACCTTGATGCTGTGGAAGCTATCTGGATTGAGGATCATTATTATTGGGATGAGCAAAGTCGCCAGTTTGTTCCCGGTTATCCACCTCGCCCCGAAAGCGAGAAAAACACCACGTCTTGA
- a CDS encoding polyprenyl synthetase family protein — translation MERVLQMLEGEMSLVEQQFRQDLDSEVALIRKVGEYVLASGGKRMRPMLVLLCARLAGYQGDTHIGVASVVEFIHTATLLHDDVVDSADLRRGAASANSVWGNEASVLVGDFLFSKSFSIMVRTGSLPILQALSDATTNMAEGEVLQLISTCDLDLSEDRYMQVVRDKTAVLIAAACRCGGILGGVSAEHEQALHEFGMELGIAFQFMDDALDYVADQAEFGKACGHDLEEGKMTLPLIETLRHCSGEERNRVEEIVEKDLLSDEDLEEVIALIHRYDGIDYTRKRAKELVESAKQRLAVFENGEAKQALEILADYVVSRTK, via the coding sequence ATGGAACGTGTCCTACAGATGCTCGAAGGAGAGATGTCGCTGGTTGAACAGCAGTTCAGGCAGGATCTCGACTCTGAAGTTGCCCTGATCCGCAAGGTTGGGGAATATGTTCTCGCCAGCGGTGGCAAACGTATGCGGCCGATGTTGGTGCTGCTTTGTGCGCGCCTCGCCGGATATCAAGGCGATACCCATATCGGTGTTGCCAGTGTCGTCGAATTTATCCATACCGCCACTTTGCTGCATGACGATGTGGTCGACAGTGCGGATTTGCGTCGTGGCGCGGCCTCAGCCAACAGTGTCTGGGGAAACGAAGCCTCGGTTCTGGTCGGCGACTTTTTGTTTTCAAAATCCTTTTCCATCATGGTGCGCACCGGAAGTCTGCCCATTCTTCAGGCGTTGTCTGATGCAACGACTAATATGGCCGAAGGGGAAGTGTTGCAACTGATCAGCACCTGTGACCTTGATCTGAGCGAAGATCGTTATATGCAGGTGGTCCGTGATAAAACCGCGGTATTGATTGCCGCCGCCTGTCGTTGTGGCGGAATTCTCGGTGGTGTTTCAGCAGAACATGAACAGGCTCTTCATGAATTCGGTATGGAGCTGGGGATTGCTTTCCAGTTTATGGATGATGCTCTGGATTACGTTGCTGATCAGGCTGAATTTGGTAAAGCCTGCGGACACGATCTTGAAGAAGGTAAAATGACCCTGCCGTTGATCGAAACACTGCGTCATTGCAGTGGCGAAGAACGGAACCGGGTTGAAGAAATTGTCGAAAAAGACCTCCTCAGTGATGAAGACCTCGAAGAGGTAATTGCGTTGATTCATCGTTATGATGGCATCGACTATACGCGTAAACGCGCAAAAGAACTGGTTGAATCCGCGAAACAGCGATTAGCTGTTTTTGA
- a CDS encoding agmatine deiminase family protein produces the protein MNTTTATRLPSEWEEQDGVLLSWPTPQSDWAPYLDKILPVFIELVRQISRFEQVIIVTPQPSETVAVLQQADISLQRVQCYAVNTNDTWSRDFGPITVIKQGQPTLYDFGFNGWGLKFPACFDNQITQALSAAGAFTAPVHIQPLILEGGSIESDGEGILLTTSTCLLSPNRNPHLKKHDIEQFCHLQFGIRKTLWLDHGYLAGDDTDSHIDTLARLCPDNTIVYVQCDDPDDEHYPALKKMEEQLRGFTTLDDAPFRLLPLPWPQAVYDEDGDRLPATYANFLVINNALLAPIYNDPADKKALEVLAQAFPDHELIAIDCSAVILQHGSLHCLTMQLPKGTLS, from the coding sequence ATGAACACGACAACTGCAACCCGGCTGCCTTCGGAATGGGAGGAACAGGATGGTGTCCTGTTATCCTGGCCGACACCTCAAAGCGACTGGGCCCCCTATTTAGATAAGATTCTTCCAGTTTTCATTGAGCTGGTCCGACAAATCAGCCGTTTTGAACAGGTCATTATCGTTACTCCGCAACCATCAGAAACCGTAGCCGTGTTACAACAGGCCGATATTTCGCTGCAGCGCGTGCAATGCTATGCCGTGAATACCAACGATACCTGGAGCCGAGATTTCGGTCCCATCACCGTGATCAAACAGGGGCAGCCGACCCTTTATGATTTTGGTTTTAATGGCTGGGGGCTGAAGTTTCCGGCCTGTTTTGACAACCAGATCACCCAAGCGCTGTCGGCGGCAGGTGCGTTTACCGCACCTGTTCATATTCAACCACTAATTCTGGAAGGCGGTAGCATTGAGTCTGACGGCGAGGGAATCCTGCTGACGACCAGTACCTGCCTGCTGAGCCCGAATCGTAATCCACACTTAAAAAAGCACGATATCGAACAGTTTTGTCACCTCCAGTTCGGAATCCGCAAAACCTTGTGGCTCGATCACGGCTATCTGGCCGGTGATGATACAGATTCTCATATTGATACGCTGGCCCGGCTGTGTCCTGACAATACGATTGTCTATGTCCAATGTGACGACCCGGACGATGAACACTACCCGGCGCTGAAGAAAATGGAGGAGCAACTACGCGGTTTTACAACGTTGGACGACGCGCCCTTTCGATTGTTGCCTCTGCCTTGGCCGCAAGCTGTTTATGATGAAGACGGCGACAGGCTTCCTGCGACCTACGCCAACTTTCTGGTCATCAACAACGCGCTTCTGGCCCCGATCTATAACGACCCTGCAGATAAAAAAGCTCTGGAGGTGCTGGCTCAGGCGTTCCCCGACCATGAACTGATCGCTATTGACTGCTCTGCGGTCATCCTGCAGCACGGTTCATTGCACTGTCTGACCATGCAACTGCCGAAAGGAACCTTGTCATGA
- a CDS encoding DedA family protein: MEQLLSSVTATPWYYLLVAAIATAEGVVLIGLVVPGSVLCVTIGALAAAGHGDFALSCVCAAIGALLGDLISYFLGGRFGPRLTQSVFPQRSKPLLKRARIFFSAHGGKSLFLARFLGPLRGLVPFVAGSVQYPPKAFLGYSSLAAALWGISYPGLGYLGLKSWQQVSFLHSLEGLSILGVFLLILLITGRYLRDQKRH; this comes from the coding sequence TTGGAACAGTTGCTCAGCAGCGTCACGGCGACCCCTTGGTACTATCTCCTCGTCGCCGCTATCGCCACAGCGGAAGGTGTCGTCCTGATCGGCCTGGTGGTTCCCGGCAGTGTCCTGTGTGTGACCATCGGAGCCTTGGCCGCAGCCGGTCACGGCGACTTCGCACTGAGCTGTGTATGCGCCGCCATAGGAGCGCTGTTGGGCGACCTGATCAGCTATTTTCTGGGAGGGCGATTTGGACCCCGATTGACCCAGTCTGTTTTTCCGCAACGCAGTAAACCTCTTTTAAAACGAGCGCGGATTTTTTTCTCCGCTCACGGCGGTAAGAGCCTGTTTCTGGCCCGATTTTTAGGTCCGCTGCGGGGATTGGTCCCATTTGTTGCCGGCAGTGTGCAATATCCCCCCAAAGCTTTCCTGGGCTACAGCAGTCTTGCCGCAGCCTTATGGGGCATCAGCTATCCAGGCTTGGGCTATCTCGGCCTAAAATCCTGGCAACAGGTGTCTTTTCTTCATTCACTGGAAGGTCTTAGCATCCTGGGAGTCTTCCTTTTAATCCTCCTGATTACCGGACGTTATCTCCGCGATCAAAAACGCCATTAA